In Triticum urartu cultivar G1812 chromosome 6, Tu2.1, whole genome shotgun sequence, the following proteins share a genomic window:
- the LOC125514136 gene encoding uncharacterized protein LOC125514136, whose protein sequence is MQLFYRGLTSDTRSYVHMAAGGAITNKTLDDAFLLIENIAFHQLQWYNEKPTSGPVACLQQITSSQQESLTQKPEPVSPCDKIELSWIIFDDDDTILVDTHTADHMDTSILDSVLHCDDSCVDEPELQLVTFDIEEIPLVDIDHVLLEPDMEKFTFDDVSHIDSSMLEPEMEIFTVDYDEVTSDVKEQSPTISPVDTSPVEVSTTMPSMVSLVEVVIKLLHGHFRYYVSFLNKLCHIVDIAYAPCDLLLIHVPDLPNRYTYMIGYSINDLEGILSVTCIGLVVECSFRLMLMHHLLRVDRVRDDIPWDPGGFTAW, encoded by the coding sequence ATGCAGCTATTCTATAGAGGATTGACTTCGGACACTCGATCTTACGTTCATATGGCAGCGGGTGGAGCTATTACAAACAAGACACTTGATGATGCTTTTCTGCTGATTGAGAACATAGCCTTCCACCAACTTCAGTGGTACAACGAGAAGCCCACCTCTGGCCCAGTTGCTTGCTTGCAACAAATCACTTCATCTCAGCAAGAATCTCTTACACAAAAGCCGGAACCAGTTTCTCCGTGTGACAAGATTGAGCTTTCATGGATTATCTTTGATGATGATGACACCATCCTAGTTGACACACACACTGCAGATCATATGGATACTAGCATTCTAGATTCTGTTTTGCATTGTGATGATTCTTGTGTGGATGAACCAGAGCTACAGTTAGTTACTTTTGATATTGAGGAGATACCTTTGGTTGATATTGATCATGTGCTTCTAGAGCCAGATATGGAAAAGTTCACCTTTGATGATGTTAGCCACATCGATTCTTCAATGCTTGAGCCTGAGATGGAAATCTTCACTGTTGATTATGATGAGGTCACTTCAGATGTCAAGGAGCAAAGCCCTACTATTTCACCTGTCGATACAAGCCCGGTGGAAGTTTCTACTACCATGCCTTCCATGGTATCTTTAGTTGAGGTAGTCATAAAACTTCTCCACGGCCATTTCAGGTATTATGTCAGCTTTCTCAATAAGTTATGTCATATCGTTGATATTGCCTATGCACCCTGTGACTTGTTGTTGATACATGTTCCTGATTTGCCCAATAGATATACTTATATGATAGGGTACTCTATCAATGACTTAGAGGGCATTCTCTCTGTCACTTGTATTGGCTTGGTTGTTGAGTGTTCTTTTAGGTTGATGCTTATGCACCATTTACTGCGAGTTGACCGAGTTCGAGATGACATTCCCTGGGATCCTGGTGGATTCACGGCATGGTGA